From the genome of Halomonas sp. MCCC 1A13316, one region includes:
- a CDS encoding enoyl-CoA hydratase/isomerase family protein — translation MTDLAVIFDELPTRGGGRIGVATLNSQKSLNALTLDMARQLDAKLEAWAVDRSIVAVWLEGAGEKAFCAGGDVVALYHSMTEEGDNCGAGRDSLFAETYFTTEYRLDYRIHTYPKPVLVWGDGIVMGGGLGLMAGASRRLATQTTLIAMPEITIGLYPDIGASWFLNRMPRGVGAYLGLTGAQLNARDALDLGLADHFVPRERRDALLEALGEADYGSHSPRDLEAGVQRVLDELEDRTQAPDAQVWPLVDHLQALCGQVDAPMAVKRILQDDRDHAWLAANRKRLEAGSPLSAHLVWRMLERHRHTSLADAFRDELNLSVQCCRQGDIAEGVRALLIDKDKNPKWLHESADKVPEADLQALLAPLWNEEEHPLSDLGSGKRWT, via the coding sequence ATGACGGATCTTGCGGTCATCTTCGATGAGTTGCCAACCCGCGGCGGGGGGAGGATCGGTGTCGCCACCCTCAACTCGCAGAAGTCGCTCAATGCATTGACGTTGGACATGGCGCGACAGTTGGATGCCAAGCTCGAGGCCTGGGCAGTGGATCGCAGCATCGTCGCGGTGTGGTTGGAGGGGGCGGGGGAAAAGGCCTTTTGTGCCGGTGGTGACGTGGTGGCGTTGTACCACTCGATGACCGAGGAGGGCGACAACTGCGGTGCCGGCCGCGACAGCCTCTTCGCCGAAACCTACTTCACCACGGAATATCGCCTCGACTACCGCATCCATACTTACCCCAAGCCGGTTCTGGTGTGGGGTGACGGAATCGTCATGGGCGGTGGCCTGGGCCTGATGGCGGGTGCCTCGCGGCGTTTGGCAACGCAGACCACGCTGATCGCCATGCCTGAGATCACCATCGGTCTCTACCCCGACATCGGCGCCAGTTGGTTCCTCAATCGCATGCCGCGGGGAGTAGGGGCCTATCTCGGGCTCACCGGGGCCCAGCTCAACGCTCGCGATGCACTGGACCTGGGGCTGGCCGACCACTTCGTGCCGCGCGAGCGACGCGATGCGTTGCTCGAGGCCCTCGGCGAAGCCGATTATGGCTCGCATAGCCCTCGCGACCTCGAGGCCGGAGTGCAGCGGGTACTCGACGAGCTCGAGGACCGCACTCAGGCACCGGATGCTCAGGTCTGGCCGCTGGTCGATCATCTCCAGGCCCTCTGCGGTCAGGTCGATGCGCCGATGGCGGTGAAGCGTATCCTGCAAGACGATCGCGACCATGCGTGGCTTGCCGCCAATCGTAAGCGGCTCGAGGCCGGCAGTCCGCTGAGTGCCCATCTGGTCTGGCGCATGCTCGAGCGCCATCGTCATACCAGCCTGGCCGATGCCTTCCGCGATGAGCTCAACCTTTCGGTGCAGTGCTGCCGCCAAGGCGATATCGCCGAAGGGGTGCGTGCTTTGCTGATCGACAAGGACAAGAACCCCAAGTGGCTACACGAGAGTGCCGACAAGGTACCTGAAGCGGATCTACAGGCGCTGTTGGCTCCGCTGTGGAACGAGGAGGAGCATCCTTTGAGCGACCTTGGCAGTGGCAAACGATGGACCTGA
- the mmsB gene encoding 3-hydroxyisobutyrate dehydrogenase, giving the protein MKIAFIGLGNMGAPMAHNLVKAGHEVSVFDLVDAAMKHLEEAGARACASAQSAASDAEVVVSMLPAGQHVRRLYLGREDSPGLFDALEGKPLIIDASTISPEDARFVGTAATERGLTYLDAPVSGGVGGAQAGTLTFIVGGSQAGFEQAKPVLEGMGKNIFHAGEIGAGQVAKICNNMLLGILMSGTAEALALGVKNGLDPVVLSEIMKQSSGGNWALNVYNPWPGVMEGSAASRDYRGGFLTDLMAKDLGLAWELALGCKATVPMGSQARNLFALHSAQGNGGLDFSSIQKLYRAGEDS; this is encoded by the coding sequence ATGAAAATCGCCTTCATCGGCCTCGGCAACATGGGTGCCCCGATGGCCCACAATCTGGTCAAGGCCGGCCATGAAGTCAGCGTCTTCGACCTGGTCGATGCCGCCATGAAACACCTTGAGGAAGCGGGTGCCCGTGCTTGCGCCAGCGCCCAGAGCGCGGCCAGTGATGCCGAGGTGGTCGTCTCCATGTTGCCGGCCGGCCAGCATGTGCGCCGTCTCTATCTCGGTCGCGAGGATTCGCCGGGGCTGTTCGATGCCCTGGAAGGCAAGCCGCTGATCATCGATGCCTCCACCATCTCGCCGGAGGATGCCCGTTTCGTAGGCACCGCGGCCACCGAGCGCGGCCTGACCTACCTCGATGCGCCGGTCTCCGGCGGCGTGGGAGGCGCCCAGGCCGGTACTCTGACTTTCATCGTCGGTGGTAGCCAGGCCGGCTTCGAGCAGGCCAAGCCGGTGCTCGAGGGCATGGGCAAGAACATCTTCCATGCCGGCGAGATCGGTGCTGGCCAGGTGGCCAAGATCTGCAACAATATGCTGCTCGGCATCCTCATGAGCGGTACCGCCGAGGCCTTGGCCCTGGGCGTCAAGAACGGCCTCGACCCGGTCGTGCTGTCCGAGATCATGAAGCAGAGCAGCGGCGGCAACTGGGCGCTGAACGTCTACAACCCCTGGCCTGGCGTGATGGAGGGCTCTGCCGCCTCGCGCGACTACCGGGGCGGCTTCCTTACCGACCTGATGGCCAAGGACCTGGGGTTGGCCTGGGAGCTGGCGCTGGGTTGCAAGGCCACGGTGCCGATGGGGTCCCAAGCGCGCAACCTGTTTGCCTTGCACTCGGCACAGGGCAACGGTGGGCTCGACTTCTCCAGTATTCAGAAGCTCTATCGGGCAGGCGAGGATAGCTGA
- a CDS encoding MATE family efflux transporter translates to MSTSPSSAEGVSRRPMRRELLEGPIALTLLRKCLPVVGGMIAMMSFNLVDTWFIARLGAVPLAAVSFTFPVVFAVISLAIGLGIGTSAVVARRLGQGDIETVRRRATDAALLALVVGVLLSLLGLATLEPLFRLLGADAALMPHIRNYMGIWYLGAAAVIVPRVLNSVLRAQGNTLIPGLMMALAALLNGLLDWLLIFGVGPFPALGVQGAALATLLSWSAMTAALFGQRELRDCLDLRRLTLGGLVGSWRELSRIALPAAITSVFTPLALALITRIVAGHGHHAVAGYGVGTRIEAIAQIAVLALSMTLPPLVSQNVGAGQHERVRRAIFGCFVFVLAWQLGVWLLLQLLAPWLVAGYTAGEATAAVLRDFLWWVPLGLGAQGVVILAVSSFNALHEPSRAMRLSVIRLFLLTVPLAWLGGAIGDTQGIFIGLFLANVLVGLVAWRTLHRRLDAMRAEEVELRGGSVNSL, encoded by the coding sequence ATGTCTACTTCCCCTTCCTCGGCTGAAGGCGTTTCGCGACGCCCCATGCGCCGCGAACTGCTCGAAGGCCCCATTGCGCTGACCCTGCTGCGCAAGTGCCTGCCCGTGGTGGGCGGCATGATTGCCATGATGAGCTTCAACCTGGTCGATACCTGGTTCATCGCCAGGTTGGGGGCAGTCCCGCTGGCGGCGGTGTCGTTCACCTTCCCGGTGGTATTCGCGGTGATCAGCCTGGCCATCGGTCTGGGTATCGGCACCTCGGCGGTGGTGGCGCGACGCCTGGGCCAGGGCGATATCGAGACCGTGCGGCGACGCGCCACCGACGCCGCGCTGCTGGCGCTGGTAGTTGGTGTGCTGTTGAGCCTGCTCGGCCTGGCCACGCTCGAGCCGCTATTCCGGCTCTTGGGGGCCGATGCAGCGCTGATGCCGCATATCCGGAACTACATGGGTATCTGGTACCTGGGCGCGGCGGCGGTGATCGTGCCGCGCGTGCTCAACAGCGTGCTGCGCGCCCAGGGCAATACGCTCATCCCTGGGCTGATGATGGCGCTGGCCGCATTGCTCAACGGTCTGCTCGACTGGCTGCTGATCTTCGGCGTGGGGCCGTTCCCGGCGCTGGGTGTACAGGGCGCGGCCTTGGCCACGCTGCTGAGCTGGAGCGCGATGACTGCGGCACTGTTCGGGCAACGTGAGCTGCGCGACTGTCTCGATCTGCGCCGACTCACCCTTGGTGGGCTCGTGGGTTCTTGGCGCGAGCTGTCGCGAATCGCCTTGCCCGCCGCCATCACCAGCGTATTCACACCCTTGGCCCTGGCGCTGATAACTCGCATCGTCGCCGGTCATGGCCACCATGCCGTGGCCGGCTATGGTGTCGGCACGCGCATCGAGGCCATCGCCCAAATCGCCGTGCTGGCACTCTCTATGACACTACCACCGCTGGTCAGCCAGAACGTGGGGGCAGGGCAGCACGAGCGCGTACGGCGTGCCATCTTCGGTTGCTTCGTTTTCGTGCTGGCATGGCAGCTCGGCGTATGGCTGTTGCTGCAACTATTGGCCCCCTGGCTGGTGGCTGGCTATACCGCTGGGGAAGCGACGGCAGCGGTGCTACGCGACTTTCTGTGGTGGGTGCCGCTGGGTCTCGGCGCCCAGGGCGTGGTGATCCTGGCGGTATCCTCGTTCAATGCTTTGCACGAACCCTCCCGAGCCATGCGTCTCTCGGTGATTCGTTTGTTTCTGCTCACGGTTCCGCTGGCCTGGCTGGGTGGTGCGATAGGAGATACCCAGGGCATCTTCATCGGCCTGTTCCTGGCCAACGTGCTGGTGGGACTGGTGGCGTGGCGAACCCTGCATCGGCGGCTCGATGCCATGCGTGCCGAAGAGGTAGAACTCAGGGGCGGTTCAGTCAATTCTCTTTAG
- a CDS encoding acyl-CoA dehydrogenase has product MSQITPVTWEDPFRLIDQLDEDERMVLQTAHDYCQDKLMPRVLEANRYERFDREIMNEMGELGLLGATIDGYGCAGMNYVSYGLIAREVERVDSGYRSAMSVQSSLVMYPIHAFGSEAQREKYLPKLATGEWVGAFGLTEPDHGSDPGNMSTRAVRTENGWRLNGTKTWITNSPIADVFVVWARDEEGVVNGFILEKGMTGLSAPKIEGKFSLRASVTGQIAMQDVEVTDEQRLPGVTGLKGPFSCLNRARYGIAWGSMGAAEACWHAARQYTLDRKQFGRPLAANQLIQKKLADMQTEIALGLQAALRVGRMIDAGQLVPEAISLIKRNNCGKALDIARVARDMHGGNGIADEYHVIRHMMNLEAVNTYEGTHDVHALILGRAQTGLQAFAN; this is encoded by the coding sequence ATGAGCCAGATCACCCCCGTGACTTGGGAAGACCCGTTCCGCCTGATCGACCAGCTCGACGAAGACGAGCGTATGGTCCTTCAGACCGCCCACGACTACTGTCAGGACAAGCTGATGCCGCGGGTGCTCGAGGCCAACCGTTACGAGCGCTTCGACCGTGAAATCATGAACGAAATGGGCGAGCTGGGCCTGCTCGGCGCAACCATCGACGGCTATGGCTGTGCCGGCATGAACTACGTCAGCTACGGTCTGATCGCCCGCGAGGTTGAGCGCGTCGATTCCGGTTACCGCAGTGCCATGAGCGTGCAGTCGAGCCTGGTGATGTATCCCATCCACGCCTTCGGCAGTGAAGCGCAGCGCGAGAAATACCTGCCCAAGCTGGCCACCGGCGAGTGGGTGGGGGCTTTCGGCCTCACCGAGCCGGACCACGGCTCCGACCCGGGCAACATGTCCACGCGCGCCGTGCGTACCGAGAATGGTTGGCGGCTCAACGGCACCAAGACCTGGATCACCAACTCTCCGATCGCCGACGTTTTCGTGGTGTGGGCGCGGGACGAGGAGGGCGTGGTCAACGGCTTCATTCTCGAGAAGGGCATGACGGGGCTTTCCGCCCCCAAGATCGAAGGCAAGTTCAGCCTGCGTGCCTCCGTTACCGGGCAGATCGCCATGCAGGATGTGGAAGTGACCGACGAACAGCGCCTGCCGGGCGTCACCGGGCTCAAGGGGCCGTTCTCGTGCCTCAACCGCGCCCGTTACGGCATCGCCTGGGGCAGCATGGGGGCCGCCGAGGCCTGCTGGCACGCTGCCCGCCAGTACACACTCGACCGCAAGCAATTCGGCCGTCCGCTGGCCGCCAATCAGCTGATCCAGAAGAAGCTCGCCGACATGCAGACCGAGATAGCGCTGGGCCTGCAGGCGGCGCTGCGCGTGGGCCGCATGATCGATGCGGGCCAACTGGTCCCGGAGGCGATCTCGCTGATCAAGCGCAACAACTGCGGCAAGGCACTCGACATCGCCCGTGTCGCCCGCGACATGCACGGCGGCAACGGCATCGCCGACGAGTACCACGTCATTCGCCACATGATGAATCTCGAGGCGGTCAATACCTACGAAGGCACCCACGACGTGCATGCACTGATTCTTGGTCGGGCGCAGACGGGCCTGCAAGCTTTCGCAAATTGA
- a CDS encoding CaiB/BaiF CoA transferase family protein, with amino-acid sequence MSRPLEGITVLDMSRVLAGPWAGQLLADLGARVIKIEHPQRGDDTRGWGPPWLDEDLEAGSDVERVAAYFLCANRGKQSLAVDIASERGQALIRQLAEGADIMLENFKVGGLAKYGLDYASLKALNPRLIGCSITGFGQDGPYAHRAGYDFMIQAMGGLMSIGGEPDGMPMKTGVAITDVMTGLYATIGVLAALHERDRTGEGRHVDVALLDVQVAALANQALNALVSGVSPERHGNAHPNIVPYQAFACADGHLVLTVGNDSQFTRLAELLGHPEWADDPAYATNAARVGNRGVLVPLIQAIFLTRKRDEWLAELEARGIPAGPINTIAEVFDDPQVKHRHMQRTLKRGELEVPQVACPLRFNSQPAVSEVAPPRLGQDSDTILAEMGLNADDIERLRREGIVR; translated from the coding sequence ATGAGCCGACCGCTGGAAGGCATCACGGTGCTCGATATGTCGCGTGTGTTGGCCGGCCCCTGGGCCGGTCAGCTGCTTGCCGACCTCGGGGCGCGCGTGATCAAGATCGAGCATCCCCAGCGTGGTGACGACACCCGTGGCTGGGGGCCGCCGTGGCTTGATGAAGATCTGGAGGCGGGAAGTGACGTCGAGAGGGTGGCGGCCTATTTTCTGTGCGCCAACCGTGGCAAGCAGTCGCTGGCGGTAGATATCGCGAGCGAGCGGGGCCAGGCGCTGATTCGCCAGCTCGCCGAGGGCGCCGATATCATGCTCGAGAATTTCAAGGTCGGCGGTCTGGCCAAGTACGGTCTCGACTACGCCAGCCTGAAGGCGCTCAATCCGCGTTTGATCGGCTGTTCGATCACCGGCTTCGGTCAGGACGGGCCCTACGCACACCGGGCCGGCTACGACTTCATGATCCAGGCCATGGGCGGATTAATGAGTATCGGCGGCGAGCCGGACGGCATGCCGATGAAGACCGGTGTGGCGATCACCGACGTGATGACGGGGCTCTACGCCACCATCGGCGTGCTTGCGGCCCTGCACGAGCGAGACCGCACCGGCGAAGGGCGACACGTGGACGTGGCGCTGCTCGACGTACAGGTAGCGGCGCTGGCCAATCAGGCACTCAACGCCCTGGTCAGCGGCGTCTCGCCCGAACGCCATGGCAACGCCCATCCCAACATCGTGCCCTATCAGGCCTTTGCCTGTGCCGACGGTCATCTAGTCCTGACGGTGGGCAACGACAGCCAGTTCACGCGGTTGGCCGAACTGCTGGGCCATCCCGAATGGGCTGATGATCCGGCATATGCCACCAATGCCGCCCGCGTGGGCAATCGTGGCGTATTGGTGCCGCTGATCCAGGCGATCTTCCTGACGCGCAAGCGCGACGAATGGCTGGCCGAGCTCGAGGCTCGCGGCATTCCTGCCGGGCCGATCAATACCATCGCGGAAGTCTTCGACGATCCCCAGGTCAAGCACCGGCACATGCAGCGCACGCTCAAGCGCGGTGAGCTCGAGGTGCCGCAGGTGGCCTGTCCATTGCGCTTCAATAGCCAGCCCGCCGTCAGCGAGGTAGCACCGCCCCGGCTGGGCCAGGACAGCGATACGATACTCGCCGAGATGGGCCTGAACGCCGACGATATCGAGCGGCTGCGGCGCGAGGGTATCGTTCGTTAG
- the ppsR gene encoding posphoenolpyruvate synthetase regulatory kinase/phosphorylase PpsR has protein sequence MSRTAFFISDGTGITAESLGRSLLAQFENVELRMLTKPYIDTIDKARTLVDIITGAAARDGEEPIIIDTIVDESIREVIRSAPGFKIDIFSTFLKPLEKELGTHSSYTVGRTHSIGQDEVYMDRIHSVHFALDNDDGARTHQYDQADVILVGVSRCGKTPTSLYLALQFGIRAANYPLTEDDLDEDGSLKLPRALAQYRHKLFGLTIDPRRLTAIRHERRPNSRYSSLDQCVQEVEQAEGLYRQMHIPYIDTTRFSIEEISTRMIAETGLTRRFSPR, from the coding sequence ATGTCCCGAACCGCCTTTTTCATCTCCGACGGCACCGGCATTACCGCCGAGAGCCTGGGTCGCAGCCTGCTTGCGCAGTTCGAGAACGTCGAGCTGCGCATGCTCACCAAGCCCTATATCGACACCATCGACAAGGCGCGAACCCTGGTCGATATCATTACCGGCGCCGCGGCGCGTGATGGCGAGGAGCCGATCATCATCGACACCATCGTCGACGAATCGATCCGCGAGGTTATCCGCAGCGCGCCCGGTTTCAAGATCGACATCTTCTCGACCTTCCTCAAGCCGCTGGAAAAGGAGCTCGGCACTCACTCGAGCTATACCGTGGGCCGCACTCACTCCATCGGGCAGGACGAGGTCTACATGGATCGCATCCACTCGGTCCACTTCGCCCTCGATAACGACGACGGTGCTCGCACCCACCAATACGACCAGGCCGACGTCATCCTGGTCGGGGTGTCACGCTGCGGCAAGACGCCGACCTCGCTCTATCTCGCCCTGCAGTTCGGTATACGCGCCGCCAACTATCCGCTCACCGAGGACGATCTCGACGAGGACGGCAGTCTCAAGCTGCCACGGGCCCTCGCCCAGTACCGCCACAAACTGTTCGGACTGACCATCGATCCTCGCCGGCTGACCGCCATTCGCCATGAACGGCGCCCCAACAGCCGCTACAGCTCGCTGGATCAGTGCGTCCAGGAAGTGGAGCAGGCCGAAGGGCTCTATCGCCAGATGCATATCCCCTATATCGACACCACACGCTTCTCCATCGAGGAGATCTCGACCCGCATGATCGCCGAGACGGGGCTGACTCGGCGCTTCTCGCCGCGCTAA
- the ppsA gene encoding phosphoenolpyruvate synthase, with amino-acid sequence MEDYILWFDQLGMDDVERVGGKNASLGEMISNLSGAGVTVPGGFATTAHAYREFLAHEGLNERINQALARLDVDDVAELSRVGAEIRQWVIDTPLPPSFEEHLRSAYDQLVSQHPNLKAAVRSSATAEDLPDASFAGQQETFLNIEGFDNIKRAVHEVFASLFNDRAISYRVHRGYAHENVALSAGIQKMVRSETGASGVMFTLDTESGYREAVFVTASWGLGETVVQGSVNPDEFYVHKSTLAAGRPAVLRRNLGSKLIKMIYSDDASAGKSVSTVDVPLSDRARFCISDDQVMALARQAVTIEQHYGRPMDIEWALDGDDGELYIVQARPETVVSQQEGGKLERFHLKEKGRTLVTGRAIGQRIGRGAVKIVFTPEEMDKVNAGDVLVTDMTDPDWEPIMKRASAIVTNRGGRTCHAAIIARELGIPAVVGCGDATEILEDGRDVTVSCAEGDTGHVYEGLLDYDRRVTSVDSMPEIPFKIMMNVGNPDRAFSFASLPHAGIGLARLEFIINRMIGVHPKALLEYDTLPLDLQQTINLRTAGYASPVDFYVDKLVEGISTLAAAFHPQRVIVRLSDFKSNEYENLIGGKLYEPGEENPMLGFRGASRYISDAFRPCFELECRALKRVRDVMGFDNIEIMVPFVRTTEEAREVVELMAANGLKRGDNGLKIIMMCELPANALLAEEFLEHFDGFSIGSNDLTQLTLGLDRDSGIVAHLFDERNPAVKRLLAMAIQACKAKGKYVGICGQGPSDHPDLAKWLMEQGIDSVSLNPDAVLETWFMLAGETLS; translated from the coding sequence GTGGAAGACTACATCCTGTGGTTCGATCAGCTCGGCATGGACGATGTGGAGCGGGTGGGTGGCAAGAACGCCTCGCTTGGCGAGATGATCTCAAATCTTTCGGGTGCCGGCGTGACCGTGCCCGGCGGCTTTGCCACCACGGCCCATGCCTACCGTGAATTCCTCGCCCATGAGGGCCTCAACGAGCGTATCAACCAGGCTCTGGCTCGGCTCGACGTCGACGACGTCGCCGAACTCTCCCGCGTGGGTGCCGAGATTCGCCAGTGGGTGATCGACACGCCGTTGCCGCCTTCCTTCGAGGAGCATCTGCGCAGCGCCTATGACCAATTGGTCAGCCAGCACCCTAACCTCAAGGCGGCTGTACGCAGCTCGGCTACCGCCGAGGACTTGCCCGATGCTTCCTTCGCGGGGCAGCAGGAAACCTTCCTCAACATCGAGGGCTTCGACAACATCAAGCGTGCCGTACACGAGGTGTTCGCCTCGCTGTTCAACGACCGTGCCATTTCCTATCGCGTGCACCGCGGCTACGCCCACGAGAACGTGGCGTTGTCGGCGGGCATTCAGAAGATGGTGCGCTCGGAGACCGGTGCCTCTGGCGTGATGTTCACGCTGGATACGGAATCGGGCTACCGCGAAGCAGTGTTCGTCACCGCTTCCTGGGGCCTGGGCGAGACGGTAGTGCAGGGCTCGGTCAACCCCGATGAATTCTACGTGCACAAGTCGACCCTGGCCGCCGGTCGGCCTGCGGTGCTGCGGCGCAACCTAGGCTCCAAGCTGATCAAGATGATCTACAGCGACGATGCCAGTGCCGGCAAGTCGGTCTCCACCGTGGACGTACCGCTCAGTGATCGTGCCCGCTTCTGCATCAGTGACGATCAGGTGATGGCGCTGGCTCGCCAGGCGGTCACTATCGAGCAGCACTACGGTAGACCGATGGACATCGAGTGGGCGCTGGACGGCGACGACGGCGAACTCTACATCGTCCAGGCGCGTCCGGAGACCGTGGTATCCCAGCAGGAGGGCGGCAAGCTCGAGCGTTTCCACCTCAAGGAGAAGGGACGCACGTTGGTCACCGGCCGGGCTATCGGCCAGCGAATTGGCCGCGGAGCAGTGAAGATCGTGTTCACCCCGGAAGAGATGGACAAGGTCAACGCCGGCGATGTGCTGGTCACCGACATGACCGACCCCGACTGGGAGCCGATCATGAAGCGCGCCTCGGCGATCGTAACCAATCGCGGCGGTCGTACCTGCCACGCGGCGATTATCGCACGCGAGCTGGGTATACCCGCCGTGGTGGGCTGCGGCGACGCCACCGAGATTCTGGAGGACGGCCGCGACGTTACGGTTTCCTGCGCCGAAGGCGACACCGGCCATGTCTACGAGGGCCTGCTGGATTACGATCGGCGTGTTACCAGCGTCGACTCGATGCCCGAGATCCCGTTCAAGATCATGATGAACGTCGGCAACCCCGACCGCGCCTTCAGCTTCGCCAGCTTGCCTCATGCCGGCATCGGCCTGGCGCGCCTGGAGTTCATCATCAACCGCATGATCGGCGTGCACCCCAAGGCGCTGCTCGAGTACGACACCTTGCCACTCGACCTGCAGCAGACCATCAACCTGCGTACTGCCGGCTATGCCAGCCCCGTGGACTTCTACGTCGACAAGCTGGTCGAGGGTATTTCTACCCTGGCGGCGGCGTTCCACCCGCAGCGGGTGATCGTGCGGCTCTCCGATTTCAAATCGAACGAATACGAGAACCTGATCGGCGGTAAGCTCTACGAGCCGGGCGAAGAGAATCCCATGCTCGGCTTCCGTGGTGCCTCGCGGTATATCTCCGATGCCTTCCGTCCCTGCTTCGAACTCGAGTGTCGGGCGCTCAAGCGCGTGCGCGATGTGATGGGATTCGACAACATCGAGATCATGGTGCCGTTCGTGCGCACTACCGAAGAGGCGCGTGAGGTCGTCGAGCTGATGGCGGCCAATGGCCTCAAGCGAGGTGACAACGGCCTCAAGATCATCATGATGTGTGAGTTGCCGGCCAATGCGCTGCTGGCCGAGGAATTCCTCGAACACTTCGATGGCTTCTCCATCGGATCCAACGACCTGACCCAGCTGACGCTGGGCCTGGACCGCGACTCGGGTATCGTGGCGCACCTGTTCGACGAGCGTAATCCTGCGGTGAAACGCCTGCTGGCCATGGCCATCCAGGCCTGCAAGGCCAAGGGCAAGTACGTCGGCATCTGTGGCCAGGGCCCCTCCGATCACCCCGATCTTGCCAAATGGCTCATGGAGCAAGGCATCGACTCCGTTTCGCTCAACCCTGATGCAGTGTTGGAAACCTGGTTCATGCTAGCGGGTGAGACACTCTCATAG